One Sphingomonas endolithica DNA segment encodes these proteins:
- a CDS encoding acyl-CoA dehydrogenase, protein MTGMGQFDWADPFLLDDQLEEDERMIRDTAGAYAQEKLAPRIIDAFQNEVTDVAIFREMGELGLLGPTVPEQYGGVGASYVAYGLVAREVERIDSGYRSMMSVQSSLVMYPIYAYGSEAQKMKYLPKLASGEFIGCFGLTEPGAGSDPGGMTTRATKVDGGYVISGAKTWISNSPIADVFIIWAKSDEHGGGIRGFILERGMKGLETPKIEGKLSLRASITGMIMMDEVEVGEDALLPDVQGLKGPFGCLNRARYGISWGALGAAEFCFHAARQYGLDRQQFGTPLAGRQLYQKKLADMQTEIALGLQASLRVGRLMDEGRFAPEMVSIVKRNNVGKALDIARMSRDMHGGNGISGEYQIMRHMMNLETVNTYEGAHDVHALILGRGITGIAAF, encoded by the coding sequence ATGACCGGCATGGGCCAATTCGACTGGGCCGACCCCTTCCTCCTCGACGATCAGCTCGAGGAAGACGAACGCATGATCCGCGACACCGCGGGGGCCTATGCGCAGGAAAAGCTCGCCCCACGCATCATCGACGCGTTTCAGAACGAAGTCACCGACGTCGCGATCTTCCGCGAGATGGGCGAGCTCGGCCTGCTCGGCCCGACCGTCCCCGAACAATATGGCGGCGTTGGCGCGAGCTACGTCGCCTACGGCCTCGTCGCGCGCGAGGTCGAGCGGATCGACAGCGGCTATCGCTCGATGATGAGCGTCCAGTCCAGTCTCGTCATGTACCCGATCTACGCCTACGGCTCCGAAGCGCAGAAGATGAAATACCTGCCTAAACTCGCATCGGGTGAGTTCATCGGCTGCTTCGGCCTGACCGAGCCCGGCGCCGGTTCCGACCCCGGCGGCATGACCACGCGCGCCACCAAGGTAGACGGCGGATACGTCATCTCCGGCGCCAAGACGTGGATCAGCAACTCGCCGATCGCCGACGTCTTCATCATCTGGGCCAAGTCCGACGAACATGGCGGCGGCATCCGCGGCTTCATCCTCGAGCGGGGCATGAAGGGCCTCGAAACCCCCAAGATCGAAGGCAAGCTCAGCTTGCGCGCCTCGATCACCGGCATGATCATGATGGACGAGGTCGAGGTCGGCGAAGACGCGCTGCTCCCCGACGTGCAGGGCCTCAAAGGCCCGTTCGGCTGCCTCAACCGCGCCCGCTACGGCATCAGTTGGGGTGCGCTCGGCGCCGCCGAATTCTGCTTCCACGCCGCGCGCCAATACGGCCTCGACCGCCAGCAATTCGGCACGCCCTTGGCCGGCCGCCAGCTCTACCAGAAGAAGCTCGCCGATATGCAGACCGAGATTGCGCTCGGCCTGCAAGCCTCGCTCCGTGTCGGCCGCCTGATGGACGAAGGCCGTTTCGCTCCGGAAATGGTCTCGATCGTCAAGCGCAACAATGTCGGCAAGGCGCTCGATATCGCCCGCATGTCCCGCGACATGCACGGCGGCAACGGCATCTCGGGCGAATACCAGATCATGCGCCACATGATGAACCTGGAGACGGTCAACACCTACGAAGGCGCGCACGACGTCCATGCGCTGATCCTCGGCCGCGGGATCACGGGGATCGCGGCATTCTGA
- a CDS encoding CaiB/BaiF CoA transferase family protein, protein MPDKPLAGIKVLELARILAGPWCGQLLADLGAEVTKIERPGAGDDTRHWGPPFMTGPNGENLDAAYYHSTNRGKTSRAIDITTPQGQAETRALAATSDVAIENYKVGGLVKYGLDHSSLTKLNPRLITCSITGFGQTGPYAARAGYDFIIQGMGGIMSLTGEPDGAPQKSGIAYADIFTGVYSAVAILAALRTRDRDGTGAHIDMALLDTQVAVLANQALNWMASGQVPHRMGNGHANLAPYQAFAASDGDLIIAVGNDSQFAKLCAILNLPLAHDDRFATNPARVRNRAAMIPLLTTAIATWRKADLAWALDEAGVPAGPINRVDEVFADAQVVARGLAIERGGIPGVASPIVIDGQRMVSDTPSPPRP, encoded by the coding sequence TTGCCTGACAAACCCCTCGCCGGCATCAAGGTCCTCGAACTCGCCCGCATCCTCGCCGGCCCATGGTGCGGCCAACTCCTCGCCGATCTCGGCGCCGAGGTGACCAAGATCGAACGCCCCGGCGCCGGCGACGACACCCGCCACTGGGGCCCCCCGTTCATGACCGGCCCGAACGGCGAAAACCTCGACGCCGCTTATTACCACTCCACCAACCGCGGCAAAACCAGCCGCGCAATCGACATCACCACCCCGCAAGGCCAGGCCGAAACACGCGCCCTGGCGGCCACATCCGACGTGGCGATCGAAAACTATAAGGTCGGCGGTCTCGTCAAATACGGCCTCGACCATTCCTCGCTCACCAAGCTCAATCCCCGCCTGATCACCTGCTCGATCACCGGCTTCGGCCAGACCGGCCCCTATGCCGCCCGCGCCGGCTACGACTTCATCATCCAGGGGATGGGCGGCATCATGTCGCTGACCGGCGAGCCCGACGGCGCCCCGCAGAAATCCGGCATCGCCTATGCCGACATCTTCACCGGCGTCTATTCCGCCGTCGCCATCCTCGCGGCCTTGCGTACGAGAGACCGCGACGGCACCGGCGCACATATCGACATGGCGCTGCTCGACACGCAGGTCGCCGTCCTCGCCAACCAGGCGCTCAACTGGATGGCGAGCGGCCAGGTCCCCCACCGCATGGGCAACGGCCATGCCAACCTCGCTCCCTACCAGGCCTTCGCCGCGTCCGACGGCGACCTGATCATCGCGGTCGGCAACGACAGCCAGTTCGCCAAGCTCTGCGCGATTCTAAACCTCCCGCTCGCTCATGACGACCGCTTCGCCACCAACCCCGCCCGCGTGCGCAACCGCGCCGCCATGATCCCACTGCTCACCACCGCCATCGCCACCTGGCGCAAGGCCGATCTCGCCTGGGCGCTAGACGAAGCAGGCGTTCCGGCCGGCCCGATCAACCGCGTCGACGAGGTGTTCGCCGACGCGCAGGTCGTCGCCCGCGGCCTCGCCATAGAACGCGGCGGCATCCCCGGCGTCGCCTCCCCGATCGTCATCGACGGCCAGCGCATGGTGTCGGACACCCCCAGCCCGCCCCGCCCCTGA
- a CDS encoding class II aldolase/adducin family protein has product MATAVRRNAQMSEAEWAARQELAACYRVFDMLGWSEMIYNHITVKLDEDGAFLINPFGLHFSEVTASSLVKIDIDGNKLDDSPYPVNRAGFVQHALFHRHLPDAHCIMHTHTTAGMAVSSVEGGLQPTNFYACNFAGQIAYHDFEGVTVRDEEGERLLANLGPKRVMLLKNHGILVMGKTLPEAFIKHWSLQRACEIQIATMSMGKPLLVDESVVAVHQRDLHMAQVPGGAGAADFAAMVRKVDKIDTSWRD; this is encoded by the coding sequence ATGGCCACCGCCGTCCGCCGCAACGCCCAGATGAGCGAAGCCGAATGGGCCGCGCGTCAGGAGCTCGCCGCCTGCTACCGCGTGTTCGACATGCTCGGCTGGTCGGAGATGATCTACAACCACATCACCGTGAAGCTCGATGAGGACGGCGCTTTCCTGATCAACCCGTTCGGCCTGCACTTCAGCGAAGTCACCGCCTCCAGCCTCGTCAAGATCGACATCGACGGCAACAAGCTCGACGACAGCCCCTACCCCGTCAACCGCGCCGGCTTCGTCCAGCACGCCTTGTTCCACCGCCATCTGCCCGACGCGCATTGCATCATGCACACGCATACCACCGCCGGCATGGCGGTCAGCTCGGTCGAGGGCGGTCTGCAGCCGACCAACTTCTACGCCTGCAACTTTGCCGGCCAGATCGCATACCATGATTTCGAGGGCGTCACCGTGCGCGACGAGGAAGGCGAGCGGCTGCTCGCCAATCTTGGGCCCAAACGCGTGATGCTGCTCAAGAATCACGGCATCCTCGTCATGGGCAAGACCCTGCCCGAGGCGTTCATCAAGCATTGGTCGCTGCAACGCGCCTGCGAGATCCAGATCGCGACGATGAGCATGGGCAAGCCTCTGCTCGTCGACGAATCGGTCGTCGCCGTCCACCAGCGCGACCTGCACATGGCACAGGTCCCCGGCGGCGCCGGCGCCGCCGATTTCGCCGCCATGGTGCGCAAGGTCGACAAGATCGACACCAGCTGGCGCGACTGA
- a CDS encoding TonB family protein: MLTSLNGVAAALAAALIVTPLPVAAQAPRTGTALQTPALDRWAVEAQRSLQRRLTDPRPIGKPSGPEGVVDVAFRIDAAGRPAQVAVFHSSGSRAVDGQAAKAVRRIRTATAPGAVDRTYLARIFFVGGDGRFDEARRRELVARTAAAHGWAKADALAGDRRGTMLLAARR, translated from the coding sequence ATGCTGACTTCCTTGAACGGAGTCGCGGCCGCCTTGGCCGCGGCGCTCATCGTCACGCCTTTGCCGGTCGCGGCGCAGGCACCGCGCACCGGCACGGCCCTACAGACGCCTGCGCTCGACCGCTGGGCGGTGGAGGCGCAACGCAGCTTGCAGCGCCGACTCACCGACCCGCGGCCGATCGGCAAGCCGAGCGGGCCGGAGGGGGTGGTGGACGTGGCGTTCCGCATCGATGCCGCTGGTCGGCCGGCGCAGGTGGCGGTGTTCCATTCCTCGGGGTCGCGCGCGGTGGATGGCCAGGCGGCCAAGGCCGTGCGGCGGATCCGTACGGCGACGGCGCCGGGCGCGGTCGATCGCACCTATCTGGCGCGCATCTTCTTCGTCGGGGGGGATGGCCGGTTTGACGAGGCGCGGCGGCGGGAGCTGGTGGCGCGCACGGCCGCAGCGCATGGCTGGGCGAAGGCGGATGCGCTGGCGGGGGATCGGCGGGGGACGATGTTGCTGGCGGCGCGACGGTGA
- a CDS encoding LysR family transcriptional regulator, whose amino-acid sequence MFCWDDLRTFLAVARTGSTLGGGRLLKVSQTTAARRIAALEQALGLVLFERRQAGYTLTSDGEALLDRAIEVERAATTFDDTAAAQSRDVRGVVRLTTSELYAVTVLAPILRDLHDAYPAIELELDTTDQMRDLATGSADVAVRGSKDPQGAGLVGRCIGGDPWTLYCSRSYADQHGVPRNRHALQGHAIIGGGGETVWPAYHAWLRANGLDAAVTVRHSSPTGLLSAVRAGAGLAVLPQLIGESDPDLIRCLPPMTEHAINLWVLTHERVRHAPRVRAVADFMYERLKQLMQQVSATLPAIGGASPQPA is encoded by the coding sequence ATGTTCTGCTGGGACGATCTCCGCACCTTTCTTGCCGTCGCGCGCACCGGCAGCACGCTGGGCGGCGGGCGCCTGCTCAAGGTCAGCCAGACCACTGCCGCACGGCGCATCGCCGCGCTCGAACAGGCGCTCGGCCTGGTGTTGTTCGAGCGCCGGCAGGCAGGGTACACGCTCACCTCGGACGGTGAGGCACTGCTTGACCGCGCGATCGAGGTCGAGCGCGCGGCAACGACGTTCGACGATACTGCGGCAGCGCAGAGCCGCGACGTCCGCGGCGTCGTCCGGCTCACCACCTCGGAACTCTACGCCGTCACCGTGCTGGCGCCGATCCTGCGCGATCTGCACGACGCCTATCCCGCGATCGAACTCGAACTCGACACGACCGACCAGATGCGCGATCTCGCCACCGGCAGCGCGGATGTCGCCGTCCGCGGCAGCAAGGATCCGCAAGGCGCTGGCCTGGTCGGCCGCTGCATCGGCGGCGATCCCTGGACGCTCTATTGCAGCCGCTCTTATGCCGATCAGCACGGCGTGCCACGCAACCGCCATGCCCTGCAGGGGCACGCCATCATCGGCGGCGGCGGTGAGACGGTCTGGCCCGCCTACCACGCCTGGCTGCGCGCGAACGGCCTGGATGCCGCGGTCACCGTCCGGCACAGTTCGCCAACCGGCCTGCTGTCCGCGGTCCGCGCCGGCGCCGGTCTCGCGGTGCTGCCGCAGTTGATCGGCGAAAGCGATCCCGATCTCATCCGCTGCCTGCCGCCGATGACGGAACACGCGATCAACCTATGGGTACTGACGCACGAACGCGTCCGCCACGCCCCCCGTGTCCGCGCGGTGGCGGACTTCATGTACGAGCGGTTGAAGCAGCTCATGCAGCAAGTCTCCGCTACCCTGCCCGCAATTGGTGGCGCCTCCCCGCAACCCGCCTAA
- a CDS encoding calcium:proton antiporter, giving the protein MMVAANLRLVAAWATALVSLVAGASIAYLPAAAAIPCFLWLLGVIIWAAFGVVHEAEELAERLGEPRGTLVLTLSIVIIEVALISAVMLGSESVPTLGRDTMYAVLMIVLNGVVGLGLLVGGLKYHQQSYNLQAAGSYLAIIIPLAVIALVLPSYTTSTSAGTLSVYQSLFFSLFTVALYGMFLWLQTGRHRGFFAPVGGAEATADADSGRALPHHGIAEGSTGRHVVLLLANILPIVILSKGLAKLLDRGIAEFDAPPALGGIIIAMIVFTPEAISALKAVAVNQLTRAINLCLGAAASTLGLTVPAVLLIGLWTGQPVVLGLSATNIVLLAVTLILNTLTFSGTRTTMLEGAVHLTMFLVFLVLVFSP; this is encoded by the coding sequence ATGATGGTCGCCGCCAACCTGCGGCTGGTAGCCGCCTGGGCCACTGCCTTGGTGTCGCTCGTCGCCGGCGCGTCGATCGCCTATCTGCCGGCGGCGGCGGCGATCCCATGTTTCCTGTGGCTGCTGGGCGTCATCATCTGGGCGGCGTTCGGCGTGGTGCACGAGGCGGAGGAGCTGGCCGAGCGGCTGGGCGAACCGCGCGGCACACTGGTGCTGACGCTGTCGATCGTGATCATCGAGGTGGCGCTGATCTCGGCGGTGATGCTGGGATCGGAAAGCGTGCCGACGCTGGGGCGCGATACGATGTACGCCGTGCTGATGATCGTGCTGAACGGCGTGGTCGGGCTGGGGCTGCTGGTCGGGGGCCTCAAATACCACCAGCAGAGCTACAACCTGCAGGCGGCAGGATCGTATCTGGCGATCATCATTCCGCTGGCGGTGATCGCGCTGGTCTTGCCGAGCTACACCACCAGCACCAGCGCGGGGACGCTGTCGGTGTACCAGTCGCTGTTCTTCTCGCTGTTCACGGTGGCGCTGTACGGCATGTTCCTGTGGTTGCAGACCGGGCGGCATCGCGGCTTCTTCGCGCCGGTCGGCGGGGCGGAGGCGACGGCGGACGCGGATAGCGGCCGGGCGTTGCCGCACCATGGGATTGCCGAAGGATCGACCGGGCGGCACGTCGTGCTGCTGCTCGCCAACATCCTGCCGATCGTGATCCTGTCCAAGGGCTTGGCCAAGTTGCTCGACCGCGGCATTGCCGAGTTCGACGCGCCGCCGGCGCTGGGCGGGATCATCATCGCGATGATCGTGTTCACGCCGGAGGCAATCTCGGCGCTGAAGGCGGTGGCGGTGAACCAGCTGACGCGCGCCATCAACCTGTGCCTGGGGGCGGCGGCATCCACGCTGGGGCTGACCGTGCCGGCCGTTTTGCTGATCGGCTTGTGGACCGGGCAGCCGGTGGTCCTGGGCCTGTCGGCGACGAACATCGTGCTGCTGGCGGTGACGCTGATCCTCAACACGCTGACTTTCTCGGGCACGCGCACGACGATGCTGGAGGGGGCGGTACACCTGACCATGTTCCTGGTGTTCCTGGTGCTGGTTTTCAGTCCCTGA
- a CDS encoding (2Fe-2S)-binding protein yields the protein MTSFTVNNQPLEYRMDPQTPLLWALRDASNLTGTKYGCGNGQCGACTVDVDGRAVLSCQTPISAIEGSFVTTIEGLSRERDHPVQLAMIAANVPQCGFCIPGMIMNAAILLKHNRNPTEADIREAITNLCRCGVYPRILDALLTAARVQRGDETVSTGAPPGIDPGDAARRVPALTPPVPDGR from the coding sequence ATGACCAGCTTTACCGTCAACAATCAGCCACTCGAATATCGGATGGATCCGCAGACGCCGTTGCTGTGGGCGTTGCGGGACGCGTCCAATCTCACCGGTACCAAATATGGCTGCGGCAACGGCCAGTGCGGCGCCTGCACCGTCGATGTCGATGGCCGCGCGGTGCTGTCGTGCCAGACACCGATCAGCGCGATCGAGGGCAGCTTCGTCACCACGATCGAGGGGCTGTCGCGCGAACGCGATCATCCGGTGCAGCTTGCCATGATCGCCGCCAACGTGCCGCAATGCGGCTTCTGCATCCCCGGCATGATCATGAACGCGGCGATCCTGCTCAAGCACAACCGCAATCCGACCGAAGCGGACATCCGCGAGGCGATCACCAATCTGTGCCGCTGCGGCGTCTATCCGCGCATCCTCGATGCACTGCTCACCGCCGCGCGGGTGCAGCGGGGCGACGAGACGGTCTCGACCGGTGCGCCGCCCGGCATCGATCCCGGCGACGCCGCCCGCCGCGTGCCCGCGCTGACCCCGCCGGTACCCGACGGCCGCTGA
- a CDS encoding RcnB family protein, whose protein sequence is MRKSIVAVLMAATALIPTAAFAQRGERNGNFGQRGEGRQTGRPAPAQSAPAQPAPAQQAAPAPRFESRPQAQQPRADRGQWRGNNGGQWRGNGGIAVGQPQSVRPVQQSQFNAGQPRGDRGRFDGNRPNRPGLAPDATRSDRVRFPNGSSVGVTRGNQDGRGGRQGGRDWRGNGGNDRGSWGNAGRNDYRNGNQIRGGDWRGNDRIRGDNRGNWNRNWRQDNRYDWNQRRQYNRNAYHLPRYYAPSGWDYGYRRFNIGFTLSTILFNQSYWIDDVDTYGLPEAYGPYRWVRYYNDALLVDIDSGEVVDTVYDIFW, encoded by the coding sequence ATGCGCAAATCCATCGTGGCGGTATTGATGGCCGCAACCGCCCTGATCCCGACCGCCGCCTTTGCGCAGCGCGGCGAACGCAACGGCAATTTCGGCCAGCGTGGCGAGGGTCGCCAGACAGGCCGGCCCGCCCCTGCCCAATCCGCTCCTGCCCAGCCGGCGCCGGCCCAGCAGGCCGCACCCGCGCCGCGCTTCGAGAGCCGCCCTCAGGCACAGCAGCCGCGTGCCGATCGCGGGCAGTGGCGCGGCAATAATGGCGGCCAGTGGCGGGGCAATGGCGGCATCGCCGTGGGCCAGCCTCAGTCGGTCCGGCCCGTCCAACAATCGCAGTTCAACGCCGGCCAGCCCCGCGGCGATCGCGGCCGCTTTGATGGCAATCGCCCCAACCGCCCCGGCCTTGCGCCCGATGCGACACGCAGCGATCGCGTGCGCTTTCCCAATGGCAGTTCGGTCGGCGTGACCCGTGGCAACCAGGATGGCCGCGGCGGCCGCCAGGGCGGTCGCGACTGGCGCGGCAATGGCGGCAACGATCGCGGCTCTTGGGGCAATGCCGGCCGCAACGACTATCGCAACGGCAATCAGATCCGTGGCGGCGACTGGCGCGGCAATGATCGCATCCGCGGCGACAATCGCGGCAATTGGAACCGCAACTGGCGGCAGGACAACCGCTACGACTGGAACCAGCGCCGGCAGTATAACCGCAACGCCTACCATCTGCCGCGTTACTATGCGCCGTCGGGGTGGGATTATGGCTATCGGCGCTTCAACATCGGCTTCACGCTGAGCACGATCCTGTTCAACCAGAGTTACTGGATCGACGACGTGGACACTTATGGCCTGCCGGAGGCGTACGGCCCGTATCGCTGGGTGCGCTATTACAACGATGCGCTGCTGGTCGATATCGACAGCGGCGAGGTGGTCGACACGGTCTACGACATCTTCTGGTAA
- a CDS encoding prolyl hydroxylase family protein, whose translation MHMQRKAGSPSPARRLAGETVSRRLEANPKVTHANVEAAQIYYHLDFLSPAQCAALIKLIDTNRRPSTLLSQSPDTQFRTSESCDMDRWSPDVRPTDEAIAALLGLDPTHGETMQGQRYAPGQQFRAHHDYFHEGESYYEEVVKAGGQRTWTAMIFLNDVEEGGATWFPQAGIRVAPRPGLLLAWNNMNPDGSPNTATLHEGMPVIEGTKYIVTKWFRERSWLRA comes from the coding sequence ATGCACATGCAACGAAAAGCCGGATCGCCCTCCCCCGCCCGCCGCCTAGCCGGGGAGACCGTTTCCCGACGGCTGGAGGCGAACCCGAAGGTCACGCATGCCAATGTCGAGGCGGCGCAGATCTATTATCACCTCGATTTCCTGAGCCCCGCGCAATGCGCCGCCTTGATCAAGCTGATCGACACCAATCGTCGTCCGTCGACCTTGTTGTCGCAGTCGCCCGACACCCAGTTCCGCACCAGCGAGAGCTGCGACATGGACCGCTGGTCACCCGACGTGCGCCCGACCGACGAAGCGATCGCCGCCCTGCTCGGTCTCGACCCGACCCATGGCGAGACGATGCAGGGCCAGCGTTATGCCCCGGGCCAACAATTTCGCGCGCACCACGATTATTTTCATGAGGGCGAAAGCTATTACGAGGAAGTCGTCAAAGCCGGCGGTCAGCGCACCTGGACCGCGATGATCTTCCTCAACGACGTGGAGGAAGGCGGCGCCACCTGGTTCCCGCAAGCCGGCATCCGCGTCGCGCCCCGTCCCGGGCTGCTGCTCGCCTGGAACAACATGAACCCCGATGGCAGCCCCAACACCGCCACGCTGCACGAGGGCATGCCGGTGATCGAAGGCACGAAATATATCGTCACCAAATGGTTTCGCGAACGCAGCTGGCTACGCGCCTAG
- a CDS encoding 5'-methylthioadenosine/S-adenosylhomocysteine nucleosidase, with amino-acid sequence MTIKLDSMPRIAVMTAFPPEWAALVDSVASPETYTVNGLTILTGTLAGKAVVLMQSGISMVNAAMNTQLLIDRFAIGSIVFSGIAGGVDPDLSVGDVSVPERWGQNFEVAVARETASGFAPPTGIPGGTDLPGHGALFPRDVLIGNADDAVAERRWFKADPDLVALAIQVAGQVVLERCLPPAEGEEPHCLEHQPRVIVGGTGVSGTAFVDNADYRRYLAAVYQARVVDMESAAVAQVAYANQVPFVVFRSVSDLAGGDAGANQMLTFMGLAASNSAHLVRAFVAEMPVLGA; translated from the coding sequence ATGACGATCAAACTCGACAGCATGCCGCGCATCGCCGTGATGACCGCCTTCCCGCCGGAATGGGCAGCGCTGGTCGATAGCGTCGCCTCGCCGGAGACATACACCGTCAACGGCCTGACAATCCTGACCGGCACGCTGGCCGGCAAGGCCGTGGTGCTGATGCAAAGCGGCATCTCGATGGTCAATGCGGCGATGAACACGCAATTGCTGATCGACCGGTTCGCCATCGGCAGCATCGTGTTCTCGGGCATTGCCGGCGGGGTGGATCCAGACCTGTCGGTCGGCGATGTGAGCGTGCCGGAGCGGTGGGGGCAGAATTTCGAGGTTGCGGTGGCGCGGGAGACGGCGAGCGGCTTTGCCCCGCCGACGGGCATTCCCGGTGGTACCGATCTGCCCGGCCATGGCGCGCTGTTTCCGCGCGACGTGCTGATCGGCAATGCCGATGATGCGGTGGCGGAGCGGCGCTGGTTCAAGGCCGATCCGGACCTCGTGGCGCTCGCCATCCAGGTCGCCGGGCAGGTGGTGCTCGAGCGGTGCCTTCCGCCTGCGGAGGGCGAGGAGCCGCACTGCCTGGAACATCAACCGCGCGTCATCGTCGGCGGCACTGGCGTCAGCGGTACGGCGTTCGTCGATAATGCCGATTATCGACGCTATCTTGCCGCCGTCTATCAGGCGCGCGTGGTGGACATGGAGAGTGCGGCGGTGGCGCAGGTCGCTTATGCCAATCAGGTGCCGTTCGTCGTGTTCCGCAGCGTATCCGATCTGGCCGGGGGCGACGCCGGGGCGAACCAGATGCTGACCTTCATGGGGCTGGCGGCGAGCAATTCGGCGCATCTGGTGCGTGCCTTCGTGGCGGAGATGCCGGTGCTAGGCGCGTAG
- a CDS encoding gamma carbonic anhydrase family protein: MPQYELDGKRPQLAAGAWVAPSADLIGDVHLAEDASVWFGAVIRGDNTPMLVGARSNIQEGAMCHSDPGAPLTIGADCTIGHHAILHGCTIQDRVLIGMGAIILNHAVIPVGSIVGAGALVTEGKTFPPGSLIIGSPARAVRQLDNTAQAMLRVSASHYVQNARAYATGLKRVD, from the coding sequence ATGCCACAATACGAACTGGACGGTAAGCGACCACAGCTTGCGGCAGGAGCATGGGTCGCGCCCAGCGCCGATCTGATCGGCGACGTGCATCTCGCCGAAGATGCCAGCGTATGGTTCGGCGCGGTCATTCGCGGCGACAACACGCCGATGCTCGTCGGCGCCCGCAGCAATATCCAGGAAGGCGCGATGTGCCATTCCGATCCCGGCGCGCCGCTGACGATCGGCGCGGATTGCACCATTGGCCATCATGCCATCCTGCACGGCTGCACCATCCAGGATCGGGTGCTGATCGGCATGGGCGCCATCATCCTCAATCACGCCGTGATCCCGGTAGGCAGCATCGTCGGCGCCGGGGCATTGGTCACCGAAGGGAAGACGTTCCCGCCCGGCAGCCTCATCATCGGCAGCCCGGCGCGAGCGGTCCGCCAGTTAGACAATACCGCACAAGCGATGCTGCGCGTGTCAGCATCGCATTATGTCCAGAACGCGCGCGCCTACGCGACTGGGCTCAAGCGCGTTGACTAG
- a CDS encoding NAD(P)H-dependent flavin oxidoreductase, with protein sequence MSLPPILKNLRLPIVGSPLFIISGPDLVIAQCKAGIVGSFPALNARPQAQLDEWLHRITEELSAWNRDHPERPAAPFAVNQIVHKSNERLEADLATCAKWQVPIVITSLGAREDLNTAVHGWGGITLHDIIDDRFARKAIEKGADGLIAVAAGAGGHAGRLSPFALIQEIRQWFAGPLALSGSIATGDAVLAALAMGADLAYIGSPFIATNEANADQAYKDGIVAGKAADIVYSNLFTGVHGNYLRASIVAAGMDPDNLPEGDLKTMNFGGGNDGGGSKAKAWKDIWGSGQGIGAVTEVEPVTARVDRIEREYRAARSRLAL encoded by the coding sequence ATGAGCCTTCCCCCAATCCTGAAAAATCTGCGGCTGCCGATCGTCGGCTCGCCGCTGTTCATCATCTCCGGGCCCGATCTGGTCATCGCGCAGTGCAAGGCAGGGATCGTCGGCTCGTTCCCGGCGCTGAACGCCCGCCCCCAGGCACAGCTCGACGAATGGCTGCATCGCATCACCGAGGAACTGTCGGCGTGGAACCGCGACCATCCGGAACGCCCGGCGGCGCCGTTTGCGGTCAATCAGATCGTGCACAAATCGAACGAGCGGCTCGAGGCCGATCTTGCGACCTGCGCCAAGTGGCAGGTGCCGATCGTGATCACGTCGCTCGGCGCGCGCGAGGATCTGAACACCGCGGTGCATGGCTGGGGCGGCATCACGCTGCACGACATCATCGACGATCGATTTGCCCGCAAGGCGATCGAAAAGGGCGCCGATGGCCTGATCGCCGTTGCCGCAGGCGCCGGTGGGCACGCCGGGCGCCTGTCGCCCTTCGCCTTGATCCAGGAAATCCGGCAATGGTTCGCTGGCCCACTGGCCTTGTCGGGGTCGATCGCCACCGGCGATGCGGTGCTGGCCGCGCTCGCGATGGGGGCAGACCTCGCTTATATCGGCTCGCCGTTCATCGCGACCAACGAAGCCAATGCCGATCAGGCGTACAAGGACGGCATCGTCGCCGGCAAAGCGGCCGACATCGTCTATTCCAACCTGTTCACCGGCGTGCACGGCAATTACCTGCGCGCATCGATCGTCGCGGCGGGCATGGACCCCGACAACCTGCCGGAAGGCGATCTGAAGACGATGAACTTCGGCGGCGGCAACGATGGCGGCGGCAGCAAGGCCAAGGCCTGGAAGGATATCTGGGGATCGGGCCAGGGCATCGGCGCAGTGACCGAGGTAGAACCCGTCACCGCGCGGGTGGATCGCATCGAGCGGGAATATCGTGCCGCGCGGTCACGACTGGCACTATAA